A region of the Pantoea alfalfae genome:
CAGACGTACACCGTGACGCTTCTCGAAGGCCTCACCATACTGCTTACGCAGATCCATGATGGGCTTCATGTTAATTTCATTGAAGGTCGTCAGCATCGCCGTGCTGTTTTTCGCTTCCAGCAGACGCTCGGCAACGCGCTTACGCAGACGGGTCATCGGCACGCGTTTTTCGCTGCGATTCGCCACGGGTTGCTGCACGGCTGCAGTTTCTGCCGCTGGTGCGGCGGCTTTGGCAGCCTGCGGTTTGTTGGCCAGATGTTTTTCAACATCTTCACGGGTCAGACGACCACCCACACCGCTGCCTTTGATCTGTGAGGCATCAAGATTGTGCTCTGCAATCAGACGGCGGATAGCCGGGCTGAGCGCATCGTTGCTCTCTTCTTCCAGTGACGCAGTCTGACGCTGAGCCGGGGTAGACTCTTTGCTTTCAGACTTCGCGCTACTCTCTTTACCGGCGCTGTTGCCCTCTTTCAGACGACCCAGGATCTGGCGGGAAGTGACGGTGGCGCCCTCTTCTTCCAGAACCGCTTCCAGGATACCGTCAGCAGAGGCTGGCACTTCCAGTACAACTTTGTCAGTTTCGATTTCGACCAGCACTTCATCGCGAGTGACTGCATCGCCTGGTTTTTTATGCCAGGTTGCCACAGAGGCATCGGCAACCGATTCAGGCAGGTCGGGAACGAGAATATCTACGCTACTCATTATCTTTCCTTTTAATTAATTAACGTTCAGCGCGTCATTAACCAGGTCTTGCTGCTGTTGTTGGTGTACGGACATGTAACCCACGGCCGGTGAGGCAGATGCCGGGCGGCCTGCATAACGTAAAGTGGCACCAAATGGCACAACTTCACGGAAATGATGCTGGCTGCAATACCAGGCGCCCTGATTCAGTGGCTCTTCCTGACACCAGACAAAATCCTGCACGTGAGCATACGCTTTTAATGCTTCCTGTACCGCGTGATGCGGGAACGGATAGAGCTGCTCGATGCGCACGATAGCCACATCGGTCTGCTCATTTTTACGACGCTGCTCCAGCAGGTCGTAATAGACTTTACCGGAGCACAGCACGACGCGTTTCACGCCCTGCGGATCCAGATCATCGACTTCGCCAATCGCCGGCTGGAAGCTGCCGTTAGCCAGTTCATCCAGCGTGGAGATGGCCAGCGGATGACGCAGCAGTGATTTCGGCGACATCACAATCAGCGGACGGCGCATACCGCGCAGCGCCTGACGACGCAGCATGTGGTAAACCTGCGCAGGGGTAGACGGCACGCAGACCTGCATGTTCTGCTCAGCACAGAGTTGCAGATAACGTTCCAGGCGCGCAGAGGAGTGCTCTGGCCCCTGACCTTCATAACCGTGCGGCAGCAGCATAACCAGGCCACACATCCGGCCCCATTTCTGCTCACCGGAGCTGATGAACTGGTCGATAACAACCTGTGCGCCGTTGGCGAAGTCACCAAACTGCGCTTCCCAGATGGTCAGGATGCGCGGCTCTGCGGTGGCGTAACCATATTCAAAGGCCAGCACCGCTTCCTCTGACAGCACGGAGTCCCAGACTTTGAACTGGCCCTGGCCGCTGTGCACATGATGCAGAGGGGTATAGGTTGAGCCGTTCGCCTGGTTATGGACTACCGCGTGACGATGGAAGAAGGTTCCGCGACCGGTATCTTCACCCGACAGACGCACCGGAATGCCTTCATCAACCAGCGTGGCATAGGCCAGGTTTTCCGCGCCGCCCCAGTCAAAGGCTTTCTCGCCTTCAGCCATCAGGCGACGGTCGTTATAAATCTTGGCAACACGCGACTGCACTTCCACCTCTTCAGGCACCTGGCTGATACGCAGCGCCAGTTCCTTCAGACGTTTCATGTCGACCTGAGCCGGGTAAGGTTCATCCCACTCATGATTCAGGTAAGGTGACCAGGTAAAGGAGTGCAGGCTCATCGGACGCCATTCCGGCACCACGCACTCGCCCGCATCCAGCGCATCACGATAAAGATTGACCATTTCGGTCGCATCTTCCTGCGTGGCGACGGCTTCACCTTCCAGACGGTCGGCGTAGATTTTACGCGGCGTCGGGTGTTTTTTGATTTTCTGATACATCAGCGGCTGGGTCGCACTTGGCTCATCCGCCTCGTTGTGACCATGACGGCGATAGCAGACCAGATCGATAAACACATCACGCTTAAAGGTATTGCGATAGTCGAGCGCCAGACGGGTCACAAAGGCGACCGCTTCCGGATCATCTGCGTTCACGTGGAAAATCGGTGCCAGCACCATTTTGCCGATGTCGGTGCAGTAAGGGGTCGAACGCGCATCTTTCGGGTTGGAGGTGGTGAAGCCAACCTGGTTGTTGATGACGATGCGAACGGTACCGCCCACTTCATAACCGCGTGCCTGTGACATGTTCAGGGTTTCCTGAACCACACCCTGGCCAATCACCGCCGCGTCACCATGAATGGTGATCGGTAAGACTTTATTGCTGGCAGGCTCGTCCAGACGGTCCAGACGGGCACGCACAGAACCCATGACGACCGGGCTGACGATCTCCAGGTGTGACGGGTTAAACGCCAGCGCCAGGTGAACCAGACCGCCTTCGGTTTCCACATCAGAAGAGAAGCCCATGTGGTACTTCACGTCACCGGTGCCCAGATGCTCTTTATGCTTACCGGCGAACTCGTCGAACAGATCCTGTGGCTTTTTACCCAGCACGTTGATCAGCACGTTGAGACGACCACGGTGCGCCATACCCAGCACGACTTCACGGGTACCGCTCTTACCGGCGTGACGGATCATTTCGCGCAGCATGGGCACCAGCGCATCGCCGCCTTCCAGCGAGAAGCGTTTGGCACCCGGGAATTTCGCCCCGAGATATTTTTCCAGCCCTTCTGCCGCGGTCAGCTCTTTCAGGAAACCTTTTTTCTCTTCGTTGCTGAACGCTGCACGGCCCGCTACAGACTCAAGACGCTGCTGGATCCAGCGTTTCTCATCCGTGTTGTTGATGTGCATATATTCCGCACCGATTGAGCCACAGTACGTCTGCGTCAGCGCGTCGAAGAGATCGGCCAGCTTCATGGTCTCTTTACCGATGGCAAAAGAGCCGACGTTAAAGCTTTCCTGAAAATCGGCCTCGGTCAGGTCATGAAAAGCCGGATCAAGATCGGCCACCCGATCCTGTTTCCACAGGCCAAGCGGATCGAGATTCGCATGCTGGTGACCGCGAAAACGAAACGCGTTGATCAGCTGCAGCACTTTTACTTGCTTGGAGTTGGTTTCCGGATCGGAGACAGATGAGGTGTAACGAGATGCGTCTTTCGCCAGGCGACGGAAGTACTCACGTGTGGTGGAGTGAAACTGCTCAGGTTTCATTCCGGTGCCCGGTAACTGTTGGAACATCGAGCGCCACACTGCATCGACAGAGTCAGGATCGGTCAGGAAATCCTCATAGAGCTGCTCTATGTAAGACTGATTCGCGCCGGCCAGCCAGGAAGAGTCCAGCCAGGGCTTCATCGCGCTGTTCTGCATTGTGATCCCTTAAGCATTGCTATGCTTTTTTGAGGTTTCATTTGTTGCCGCTTTCGCGGTTTGCCGTAGTGAGTTCAGCGATACGAGCACTCTGCGCAGCGCGCGTGGCCCGTAAGGGAACCTTTGTAAACGTGGTCATCACCGCGCTTACAGAGGCTTCCGTAAAACACCGGGAACCTGAGGTTCCCGGCGAAGACTGCTTATGCGCCGCGCTGCAGCAGCATCGACTTGATATGGCCGATGGCGCGCGTCGGGTTCAGTCCTTTCGGACAGACGCTCACACAGTTCATGATACTGTGACAGCGGAATACGCTGAAAGCATCATTCAGATTGTCGAGACGCGCATCCGTTTCGGTGTCGCGGCTGTCAATCAGGAAACGGTATGCCGCCAGCAGGCCGGCAGGACCGATGAACTTCTCAGGGTTCCACCAGAATGATGGGCATGAGGTTGAGCAGCAGGCACAGAGAATACACTCGTACAGGCCATCCAGGTGTTCACGTTCTTCCGGCATCTGCAGATGTTCACGTGCTGGCGGATTTTCCCCATTATTCAACAGGAAAGGCTTAATTTTCTCATACTGAGCATAAAACTGGCTCATGTCTACGACCAGGTCACGCACAACCGGTAAACCTGGCAATGGACGGATAACAATTTTCTGTTTGCCGTTGCCCAGTGCCGAGACCGGCGTAATGCAGGCCAGTCCGTTTTTACCGTTCATGTTGAGGCCATCCGAGCCGCAGACGCCTTCACGACACGAGCGACGAAACGCCAGCGTCGGATCTTTCTCTTTCAGGCGAATCAGCGCGTCCAGCAGCATCATGTCGCGACCATCTTCCGACTCCAGGGTGTAATCCTGCATGCGCGGCCTGTCATCGACGTCCGGATTGTAGCGATAAATTGAAAACTCGAGTCTCATGATCGTCTCCGAAATTAGTAGGTACGCACTTTCGGCGGGAACGCCGCGCGCAGTTTCGGCTGCATGTTCACCTCACGGCGCGTCATGCTTTCGGTTTCCGGGACATAAAGACTGTGGCACAGCCAGTTTTCATCATCACGATCCGGGAAGTCGAAGCGACTGTGCGCACCGCGGCTCTCGGTGCGGTAGTTAGCCGCGACCGCCGTGGCAAAGGCCGTTTCCATCAGGTTATCCAGTTCCAGACACTCAATACGCTGGGTGTTGAAATCCGGTGAGCGGTCATCCAGACGCGCTGATTTCAGACGCTGGCGAATCTCTTTCAGCTCTTCCAGACCCTGCGCCATCGCGTCGCCTTCGCGGAATACAGAGAAGTTATTCTGCATGCAGCGTTGCAGCGCTTTACGAATCTCAACCGGGTCTTCACCCGTGGTATTGTTTTCCCAGCGGTTGAAGCGCGCCATCGCAACGGCAATCTCATCTTCCGTAGCGTCACGCAGTTCGCCCTGCTCCTGAATACTCTCCAGCAGATGCAGACCCGCTGCGCGGCCAAAGACCACCAGGTCGAGCAGTGAGTTACCGCCCAGACGGTTGGCACCGTGTACCGATACGCAGGCAATTTCGCCGACAGCGAACAGGCCAGGAATTACCACATCTTCACCCTGCTCATTCACACGCAGTGCCTGACCGGTCACTTTAGTCGGAATACCGCCCATCATGTAGTGGCAGGTCGGAATGACCGGGATAGGTTCTTTGACTGGATCGGCGTGAGCAAAGGTGCGTGACAGCTCGAGGATGCCAGGCAGACGTGACTCAAGCACCTCTTTACCCAGGTGATCGAGTTTCAGTTTGATGTGCGGGCCCCACGGACCGTCACAGCCGCGACCTTCACGGATTTCAATCATCATTGAGCGCGCAACCACGTCGCGGCCCGCCAGATCTTTAGCGTTTGGCGCATAACGCTCCATGAAGCGTTCGCCATGTTTGTTCAGCAGATAACCGCCTTCACCACGGCAGCCCTCGGTGACCAGCACGCCCGCACCAGCAATACCGGTTGGGTGGAACTGCCACATCTCCATATCCTGCACCGGCACGCCCGCACGCAGTGCCATACCCACGCCGTCGCCGGTGTTGATGTGTGCATTGGTGGTGGACTGATAGATACGGCCCGCGCCGCCGGTGGCCAGAATGGTCGCTTTTGCTTTGAAATAGACGGTTTCGCCGGTTTCGATGCAGATAGCGGTACAACCCACCACTGCGCCCTCGGCGTTTTTCACCAGATCCAGTGCATACCACTCAGAGAAGATGGTGGTTTTGTTTTTCAGGTTCTGCTGGTAAAGAGTATGCAACAGGGCGTGGCCGGTACGGTCAGCTGCTGCAGCGGTACGTGCCGCCTGCTCGCCGCCGAAGTTCTTCGACTGACCACCAAACGGACGCTGATAGACACGACCATCTTCCAGACGCGAGAACGGCAGGCCCATGTGTTCCAGTTCCAGAATTGCTTCCGGGCCGGTTTTACACATATATTCAATCGCGTCCTGGTCACCGATGTAGTCGGAACCTTTGACGGTGTCGTACATATGCCATTCCCAGTTATCTTCATGGGTATTACCCAGCGCAACGGTAATACCGCCCTGCGCAGATACAGTGTGGGAACGGGTCGGGAAAACTTTAGATAACAGGGCACAGCTCTGACCGGCCTGGGAGATTTGCAGTGCGGCCCGCATACCTGCGCCACCTGCGCCGATCACCACGGCATCAAACTCTCTGATTGGCAAACTCATTTACACACCCCACACCACAACAAATCCATAAATCGCATACCACAGCAGCGCCACGACAATCACAAACTGCAACAACAAGCGCGTTGGCAGTGATTTGACGTAGTCTGTTAACACCTGCCACATGCCGATCCAGCCATGAATCAGAATGGAGAACAGCGTCAGCAGCGTGAACACTTTAGTGAATGCGGAAGCGAAGAAGCCACGCCACAGGTCATAAGTCAGCGTGTCTGTCATCACAACGAAACCGAGGATGTAGACGATGTAGAGCGTAATGAGAATTGCAGTTGCCCGCAGCAGCAGCCAGTCCTGAATGCCGTTGCGACCCAATGCGGATGCATTGCTTACCATACGAGGACTCCCGCCAGAATTGCCAGCACGACAGTGATCACAAAAGTCATATGAGCAGAACGCTTACCAACCTGCAGCGTTTCAGCCAGATAACCAAAATCCATCAACATATGACGAATCCCGCTCACCGCGTGATAGGCCAGCGCGGTTAAGATGCCCCACATGATGAACTTCGCGAAGAAGCCATCCATGATGGATGCAGCGTGCTGGAAACCTTCAGGAGAAGAGAGAGAGAGACCGAGCAGCCACAGCAGGATGCCAATGGCAACCAGAGTGATTACGCCGGAGACGCGGTGAAGAATGGACGATATTGCAGTAACGGGAAACCGGATCGTCGAGAGATCCAAGTTGACAGGTCTTTGTTTTTTCACGGTTTTGCCCACACAGCTCTTTTTTATTTTGCTTCCTCCGGACCTGAGGCGGAGTCTAATCACAACGTGTGGCAGACTTAACCGTCACCAAACAAGCAACATCCAGTGTTAATTGACGCGGTAGTAAACGCTGGGTGGCTCCTGGTGTCAGGGTGTTCCGGAGACCTGCCAGGAGTATAGGAGGATCACATTCTGATTACAATTCCCCTACAAACTCTTTGGTATATTTTAGGTGGAACAGTGATCCTACTCACGATTTTCACAATTGATACAATTTTAATTATCTGATTTGACAATAGTTCAACAATTCAGTTACAAACTAAGCCTGTAAATTCCTATGATGCACAAAAGTTATGGGGATACACTTTCCCCTAAGCGCAAGTTATGTAACATTGCGATAATGAGCATTAAAAAGCATCAGGTTATTGGTTACCAAGAAGTTATATCCTGACCGGATCTTTAACAACCGCGATATGCAGCATGTCCATGGCTCACCGGTTCCCGCTGGGAACGCGTCGCTCACTCTGTACCCTGCACCCGCTTTATCCCCGCAGAGTGATACTGTGTAGTTTTGCCAACCGCAACATGAACGCGTTTCAGGTGTCTAAAGATCCTTACCTACATAAGGCGCTATGGAGACGAAAATGACAGATAAAAAAGTAACGCTAACCCTGCAAGATGGAACATCTATTGAACTGGACGTGCTTAAAGGCACGCTGGGTCAGGATGTGGTTGATGTCCGCGCTCTGGGTTCAAGTGGCCTGTTCACCTTCGATCCCGGTTTTACGTCTACAGCGTCCTGTGAATCTGCTATCACTTTTATCGATGGTGATGAAGGTATCCTGCTGCACCGTGGTTTCCCGATTTCTCAGCTGGCGACCCACTCTAACTACCTGGAAGTCTGCTACATCCTGCTGAATGGCGAAGCGCCGGACCAGAAACAGTTTGATGAGTTCCGAACCACGGTTACCCGCCACACCATGATTCATGAGCAGATTACCCGTCTGTTCCACGGCTTCCGTCGTGACTCGCATCCTATGGCGGTAATGTGCGGCGTGACCGGCGCACTGGCTGCGTTTTACCACGATTCACTGGATGTAAACATTGAGCGCCACCGCGAAATCGCGGCATTCCGTCTGCTCTCTAAGATGCCGACCATGGCAGCGATGTGTTACAAATATTCAATCGGCCAGCCGTTTGTCTATCCACGCAATGACCTCTCTTACGCCGGTAACTTCCTGCATATGATGTTTGCTACGCCGTGCGAAGAGTACAAAGTGAATCCGGTGCTGGAACGCGCTATGGACCGTATCCTGATTCTGCATGCTGACCATGAGCAGAACGCTTCAACCTCTACCGTACGTACCGCCGGTTCAAGCGGCGCGAATCCGTTTGCCTGTATCGCCGCCGGGATCGCCTCCCTGTGGGGACCGGCGCACGGCGGTGCCAACGAAGCGACTCTGCGTATGCTGGAAGAGATCAGCACCGTTGAGCACATCCCGGAATTTGTTAAACGCGCTAAAGACAAGAATGATTCATTCCGTCTGATGGGCTTTGGTCACCGCGTTTACAAAAATTACGATCCACGCGCGACCGTGATGCGCGATACCTGCCATGAGGTTCTGAATGAACTGGGTATGAAGGATGATCTGCTGGAAGTGGCGATGGAGCTGGAACACATTGCGCTGAACGACCCGTACTTCATCGAGCGTAAACTTTATCCAAACGTGGATTTCTACTCCGGTATCATTCTGAAAGCGATGGGTATTCCGTCGTCCATGTTTACGGTGATCTTCGCGATGGCCCGTACGGTTGGCTGGATTGCCCACTGGAAAGAGATGCACGACGAAGGCATGAAGATTGCCCGTCCACGTCAGCTCTACACCGGTTATACCGAGCGCGAATTCAGCTCACAGCTGAAAAAGTAAGGCTCAGTGGATAGCGGAGAGGGATCTCCGCCTGATGTTGCTTTAAAGCCGGGGCGGTTGGCTGTGATACCGCGCCTGCGTAGAGAACCTGGTCAGATCGGAAAGACGCAAAAGCCGTCATCCATGACACGCTCGGCCCGCGCGATTACGCACCTCATCCCTGAGGTGCGCCCGTAGCCGGGCCAACGCATTGCGTTGTTCAAAAACGCTCCCGACGTTTTTATCCGGGCGGCGGGACGCTTTCCTCCTCTGACCGTATTCCCTGCGCGTCAGACTTCTTCGTAGCGGCTGGACTCTCCCGGATTCGGGTTTGTCAGCTGTTTGCAGTAAGAACCTTTTCCTGTTTTGTTCCCCAATGCGGCCGCCTCTATCTCTGGCAACCCGGACACCAGTAAAAAGGCCGTGATGAAAGCGTGCCCTTCTCGATCACTGTGCCACAGCGCCGGCATTTTTTGCCCTGCCGATGAAAAACCTCAAACTGAAACGCTGCTTCCTCATGATATTTCTTCATGGTTCCACGCATCCGATAGGCATGACGCGGCACCGACAGCAGCGCCTCGCTGAAAGCAGTCAGCTGATCTTCAGTGAGATCCTGCGCCCGATGATTGGGCAGCAGCTGCGCCAGCCAGAGAATCTCGGCGCGCAGGTAGTTTCCCAGCCCGGCCAGAAAAGCCTGATCCAGCAGCAGACCACTGAACTGCCGCCGCCGGAAACGGGGTGACAGCAGCCGCTCTTTCACTTCTTCCACGCTAAGCTGGCTGTTCAGCACATCCGGTCCGATGCGGGTCAGAAACGGATGCGCCGCCAGCGTATCTGCGTTGAGCAGTTCAATATCGGAGGCACTATAAAGCAGAATCGCTTTGCTCGCCGTCGCCAGCCGCACCCGCAACTGGCGTGTGGTATTCAGTTCAGTATCGGGTTTCACGATGCGCCAGACACCATAAAGCTGGTTATGACTGTAAAGCGTCAGGCCATTGCTGAAATGTGTCAGCAGCGCTTTTCCCCGCGTCTCAATCGCCTGCACCTGCTCACCAATCAGCGAGGGTTCGTAAGTTTTAAGCTGAGGAAACGCAAACCACGCTTCGGTTAACGGCTGACCCACGATGGCAGTTTCAAGCTTATCCGCCACGCGGCGAATTTCCGGTCCTTCAGGCATCGTTCTTCCTCTTAATGGGTGGCGCCGCCAGCCTGTTTGATATCGTCGCCGGTCTCCAGCGTGACGTTTACCGCAATCTCCAGCGCCTGAATAATGGTCGCGACCGCCATGCTCGGCGCACCAGGATGGAGCGCCGCCTGTTCAGGCAGATAAGGAATATGAATAAAGCCACCGCGCGCCGGACTCTTCTGCTGCTCCAGCCAGTGCAGCAGGCCATACATCACCCGGTTACAGGTGAAGGTGCCCGCCGTCTGCGAAACCGATGCGGGAATGCCCGCTTTACGCACCGCGGCAACAATCGCTTTGATTGGCAGACGGGAAAAATAGGCTGCCGGGCCGCCAGCCACAATCGGTTCATCCACCGGCTGATGACCAGCGTTGTCCGGGATGCGGGCGTCATCGACATTGATACCGATACGTTCAACGGTAATGTCGCTGCGGCCGCCCGCTTGCCCGACCGACAGCACCGCATCCGGTTTGACCTCTTCCAGCGCCTGGTTCAGCACGTGGAGTACCTCACTGAACACCACCGGCAGCTGACGGATCACTATCGTCGCCCCGCCAATCTGTTTGCCTTCCAGTGCGCGCACCGCTTCCCAGGAGGGATTAATCGTTTCACCGCCAAAGGGTTCAAAGGCGGTCATCAGGACAGTTTTCATGCAGCCTCACAGGAACATCAGGAAATAGAGCAGGAAAATGTTAACGATTAACAGTAGCACACCGGTTGGAATCTGAGCTTTGATCACCGCGTTACGATCGGGCAGCTCCAGCAGCGCCGCCGGGACAATATTGAAGTTGGCCGCCATCGGCGTCATCAGCGTACCGCAGTAGCCGGAAAACATACCAATCGCCGCCATCACTGCCGGATTTCCGCCGTGCTGCAGCACCAGAATCGGGATGCCAACGCCTGCGGTGATAATCGGAAACGCCGCAAACGCGTTACCCATGATCATGGTTAACAGCGCCATTCCGACGGCATAGACCGTTACCGCGATAAAGCGATTATCCACCGCCAGCCAGGTTTCGGTCAGATGCGAAATGGCACTGCCCACGCCCGCACTGGTAAACAGCAGTCCCAGGGTGGCAAGGATCTGCGGCAGGATAAAGGCCCAGCCAATCGAATCCAGCAGGCGACGGGTCTCCTGCATCGACTGCACCGGTTTTTCATGGGTCAGTTTTAACGCCACCAGCCAGCCAATGACACAGCCGACCATCATTGAAAACAATGTCACCAGCGTGGCGTGATTCCCGGGACCGAACACCACATCCTGCATACCGGGAATATGATTAAACGCCAGCACGCCGACCACGGTCACGACCGGAATGGCCAGCGCAGGCAGAAACAGTTTGTTGCGCAGACGCAGCGCACTGGCCTGCTTCTCTTCATCGCTGCGCTGATGATAGCGCCCCAGCCGGACCCCACCCAGACCGGCAATCAGCGCCATTATCACCACAATGACACCGATAGTGATGTGCAGCATTCGGGTGCCCGCCGCGTCCGAGCCCATCAGGCTGCTCATCAGCTGCGTCGTCCAGTCACCCACTAGGAATACCAGGCCATACAAGGCCCAGAACAGTCCGGTGGTAAAGCGACGCGGATTAGCGCTGTCACGCCAGGAGAGGATGGCTACTACCAGCAGGATAATGCCTGCCAGCCACATCAGATATTGTTGCTGGAACATTACTGACCTCCTTTGGCTTTCAGCGCCTGGCTGTTGAGCTGTTGCAGCTCACGCGCCAGCTGACGATCGAGTCGCACCAGACGTGCCGAGTGGATCAGGAACGCGGCTACAGCGGTCGGAATGCCCCATAACGCAATGTGCAGCGGTTCGGTCTGAATCCCGGCCGACTCCTGCATGAAGTTGTGCATAAAAATAATCGCACCAAACGCCACGAAGATATCCTCACCAAAGAACAGGCCGACGTTGTCGGTGGCTGCTGACATGGCACGCAGCTTGTGCCGCAGCTCAGGTGTGATTTCGCCGTAGCGGTTTTCAGTGGCGCCTTCTGCCATCGGTGCGAGCAATGGACGCACCATCTGCGGATGTCCGCCGAGACTGGTTAACCCCAGTGCCGCCGTGATTTCACGCACAAACAGGTAGACAATCAGCAGACGTCCGGCGGTGGCGGTTTTGATCTGAGCAATCCACGCCTGTGCCCGCTCCTTCAGCCCGTGACGCTCCAGCAGCCCAATGACCGCCAGTGGCAGCAGCAGAATCAGCGGCAGGTTACGGGTGTTAAGAAACCCCGCGCCAAGCTTTTCCAGAATGTCAGCCAGCGGCATCATCGCCGCCAGACCGGTCACAAATCCGGCGACAATTACCACCAGCACCGGGTTAAAACGTAATACGAAGCCGACAACGATCGCGGCAATGCCCAGTAAAGGCCAGAGATTCACTGCACTTTCCATGGATTTCCCCCAGAGTTAAAAAACCCGACATAAGCCGGGCTAAGTGTTGTTTTCAGGCGCTGGTGACACGGATCTGCTGTTTGGCAAACGCATCACGCAACCGCTGGGCAAACTGCAGGGCGTGTGCGCCGTCGCCATGTAAGCAGACGGTCTGCGCATTCACTGCCACCCATTCTCCTGTGATACTTTTCACTTTGCCCTGCTGCACCATCGTCAGCGTCTGATCGATAGCCTGCTGCTCATCGTCAATCAGTGCGCCGGGCTCGCTGCGCGGCACCAGCGCACCGCTGCTGAGATAGCCACGATCGGCAAAGACCTCTTCCCGCGTGCGTAAGTCGTAGTGCGACGCGGCACGTATCGATTCGCTGTTCGCCAGTCCCACCACAATCAGCTGACTGTCGACAGCACGGATGGCGCGGGCAATGGCGTCTGCCAGCACCGGATCAGCCGCGGCCTGGTTATAGAGCATGCCGTGCGGCTTAACGTGAACCAGCCGCGCACCTTCGCTCTCTGCCAGGCTTTTCAGCGCGCCAATCTGGTAGATCATCTGGGCATAGACCGTTTCAGGTGGCAGTTGCATGGCACTGCGGCCAAAGTTCTCCCGATCGGGGAAAGCAGGATGCGCGCCGATAGCGACGCCGCATGCGTGCGCCCAGCGCACCGACTGCAGCATGGTCTGCGCATCCCCTGCGTGAAAGCCACAGGCGATGTTGGCGGAACTCACCAGCTCCAGCAACGCCTGATCGCTGGCACAGCCTTCGCCCAGGTCGGCGTTTAAATCAATTTTCATGGAGTCCCCATTTCATCTGGTCCAGCGCGCGTTGCTGATGCTGGCGTGCCAGCATCGCTTCCGGCAGCGTGCAGTGAATAAAGTGAATCGGCTCACCGAGGCGGATTTGCGCCAGATGGTAGAGATCGGCTTCGATGACGGAGGCGATACGCGGATAGCCGCCGGTGGTCTGGGCATCCGCCATCAGCACGATAGGCTGTCCATTCGGCGGCACCTGAATCACACCCGGCATCACACCATGTGACAGCAGCTCACGCGGACTTTCACGTTTAAGCTCACGTCCCTCAAGCCGGTATCCCATCCGGTTGCTTTGCGGGCTGAGTTTCCATGCGGTACGCCAGAACGCCTGCTGCGCGTCGGGACTGAACTCGTGATACTCCGGGCCAGGCAGTGCGCGGATGCGGTTGCCCCACAGCAGTTGCCGCACCCCGACTTTGCGATCGAACTGACGCGTCGGTTTACCCAGCGGGATCTGATCGCCATCCCGTAAGGTACGCCCCTGAAATCC
Encoded here:
- the sdhC gene encoding succinate dehydrogenase cytochrome b556 subunit, with amino-acid sequence MGKTVKKQRPVNLDLSTIRFPVTAISSILHRVSGVITLVAIGILLWLLGLSLSSPEGFQHAASIMDGFFAKFIMWGILTALAYHAVSGIRHMLMDFGYLAETLQVGKRSAHMTFVITVVLAILAGVLVW
- the sdhD gene encoding succinate dehydrogenase membrane anchor subunit; amino-acid sequence: MVSNASALGRNGIQDWLLLRATAILITLYIVYILGFVVMTDTLTYDLWRGFFASAFTKVFTLLTLFSILIHGWIGMWQVLTDYVKSLPTRLLLQFVIVVALLWYAIYGFVVVWGV
- a CDS encoding DUF969 domain-containing protein; this translates as MESAVNLWPLLGIAAIVVGFVLRFNPVLVVIVAGFVTGLAAMMPLADILEKLGAGFLNTRNLPLILLLPLAVIGLLERHGLKERAQAWIAQIKTATAGRLLIVYLFVREITAALGLTSLGGHPQMVRPLLAPMAEGATENRYGEITPELRHKLRAMSAATDNVGLFFGEDIFVAFGAIIFMHNFMQESAGIQTEPLHIALWGIPTAVAAFLIHSARLVRLDRQLARELQQLNSQALKAKGGQ
- a CDS encoding citrate synthase produces the protein MTDKKVTLTLQDGTSIELDVLKGTLGQDVVDVRALGSSGLFTFDPGFTSTASCESAITFIDGDEGILLHRGFPISQLATHSNYLEVCYILLNGEAPDQKQFDEFRTTVTRHTMIHEQITRLFHGFRRDSHPMAVMCGVTGALAAFYHDSLDVNIERHREIAAFRLLSKMPTMAAMCYKYSIGQPFVYPRNDLSYAGNFLHMMFATPCEEYKVNPVLERAMDRILILHADHEQNASTSTVRTAGSSGANPFACIAAGIASLWGPAHGGANEATLRMLEEISTVEHIPEFVKRAKDKNDSFRLMGFGHRVYKNYDPRATVMRDTCHEVLNELGMKDDLLEVAMELEHIALNDPYFIERKLYPNVDFYSGIILKAMGIPSSMFTVIFAMARTVGWIAHWKEMHDEGMKIARPRQLYTGYTEREFSSQLKK
- a CDS encoding DUF979 domain-containing protein, whose amino-acid sequence is MFQQQYLMWLAGIILLVVAILSWRDSANPRRFTTGLFWALYGLVFLVGDWTTQLMSSLMGSDAAGTRMLHITIGVIVVIMALIAGLGGVRLGRYHQRSDEEKQASALRLRNKLFLPALAIPVVTVVGVLAFNHIPGMQDVVFGPGNHATLVTLFSMMVGCVIGWLVALKLTHEKPVQSMQETRRLLDSIGWAFILPQILATLGLLFTSAGVGSAISHLTETWLAVDNRFIAVTVYAVGMALLTMIMGNAFAAFPIITAGVGIPILVLQHGGNPAVMAAIGMFSGYCGTLMTPMAANFNIVPAALLELPDRNAVIKAQIPTGVLLLIVNIFLLYFLMFL
- the nei gene encoding endonuclease VIII, translating into MPEGPEIRRVADKLETAIVGQPLTEAWFAFPQLKTYEPSLIGEQVQAIETRGKALLTHFSNGLTLYSHNQLYGVWRIVKPDTELNTTRQLRVRLATASKAILLYSASDIELLNADTLAAHPFLTRIGPDVLNSQLSVEEVKERLLSPRFRRRQFSGLLLDQAFLAGLGNYLRAEILWLAQLLPNHRAQDLTEDQLTAFSEALLSVPRHAYRMRGTMKKYHEEAAFQFEVFHRQGKKCRRCGTVIEKGTLSSRPFYWCPGCQR
- the pcp gene encoding pyroglutamyl-peptidase I, which codes for MKTVLMTAFEPFGGETINPSWEAVRALEGKQIGGATIVIRQLPVVFSEVLHVLNQALEEVKPDAVLSVGQAGGRSDITVERIGINVDDARIPDNAGHQPVDEPIVAGGPAAYFSRLPIKAIVAAVRKAGIPASVSQTAGTFTCNRVMYGLLHWLEQQKSPARGGFIHIPYLPEQAALHPGAPSMAVATIIQALEIAVNVTLETGDDIKQAGGATH